One Micromonospora sp. FIMYZ51 genomic window carries:
- a CDS encoding ribose-phosphate diphosphokinase, with protein sequence MGSIVAENRKSLMLFSGRGFPELAREIGEVLGVAPTPADAYEFANGEIFVRFKDSVRGSDAFVVQSVTHGVNTWVMETLIMVDALKRGSAKRITVVLPFYPYSRQDKKHRGREPISARLIADLLKTAGANRILTVDLHTAQIQGFFDGPVDHLFAMDILAEYVERRYAGRPMTVVAPDSGRVRVAERWTDRLGGCPLAFIHKTRDPLKPNQVVANRVVGEVEGRVCLIVDDMIDTGGTICKAADILKESGAADVIVASTHALLSDPATERLKNSPVSEVVVTNTLPLPVEKQLDKLTVLSIAPLLARAIREVFDDGSVTTLFGGLS encoded by the coding sequence GGAGATCGGCGAGGTGCTCGGCGTCGCGCCGACGCCGGCCGACGCGTACGAGTTCGCAAACGGCGAGATCTTCGTACGATTCAAGGACTCGGTACGTGGTTCGGACGCCTTCGTGGTGCAGTCCGTCACGCACGGGGTGAACACATGGGTCATGGAGACCCTGATCATGGTCGACGCGCTGAAGCGTGGTTCGGCCAAGCGGATCACGGTCGTGTTGCCGTTCTATCCGTACTCTCGGCAGGACAAGAAGCACCGTGGCCGGGAGCCGATCTCGGCCCGGCTGATCGCGGACCTGTTGAAGACCGCAGGGGCGAACCGCATCCTCACCGTGGACCTGCACACCGCGCAGATCCAGGGCTTCTTCGACGGCCCGGTGGACCACCTCTTCGCGATGGACATCCTGGCCGAGTACGTGGAGCGCAGGTACGCGGGCCGGCCGATGACCGTGGTGGCCCCGGATTCGGGTCGGGTGCGGGTGGCCGAGCGGTGGACCGACCGGCTGGGCGGCTGCCCGCTGGCGTTCATCCACAAGACGCGGGATCCGCTCAAGCCGAACCAGGTGGTGGCGAATCGCGTGGTCGGCGAGGTGGAGGGTCGGGTCTGCCTGATCGTCGACGACATGATCGACACGGGTGGCACGATCTGCAAGGCGGCGGACATCCTGAAGGAGTCCGGTGCGGCGGACGTGATCGTGGCGTCCACCCACGCCCTGCTCTCCGACCCGGCTACGGAGCGGTTGAAGAACAGCCCGGTCAGCGAGGTGGTGGTGACGAACACCCTCCCGCTGCCGGTGGAGAAGCAGCTCGACAAGCTCACCGTGCTCTCCATTGCGCCGCTGCTGGCCCGGGCGATCCGAGAGGTGTTCGACGACGGTTCGGTGACCACCCTCTTCGGTGGGCTGAGCTGA
- a CDS encoding 3'(2'),5'-bisphosphate nucleotidase CysQ: protein MGSPPMADGAFARWLADRAGQALVGLRAELGFADAGALKSAGDKVSHDLIRTELARWRPGDAVLSEEDEGSRLAWAAEVSSTTVSRLTADRVWIIDPLDGTREFGEEGRADWAVHVALWARNAPTSHGLVAGAVGLPVRHRVLATDQPPAYPPMRSAAEPVDGAQRLRLAASRSRPPVFLTDLAEDVGAQLVPMGSAGAKIAAVITGEVDAYIHAGGQYEWDSAAPVAVATATGLHASRIDGSALEYNQADPRLPDLLVCRKDLASRLLAALHRHCG, encoded by the coding sequence ATGGGCAGTCCACCGATGGCCGACGGTGCCTTCGCGCGGTGGTTGGCGGACCGGGCCGGTCAGGCGTTGGTGGGTCTGCGGGCGGAGTTGGGGTTCGCCGACGCGGGTGCGCTGAAGTCGGCGGGGGACAAGGTCTCGCACGACCTGATCCGGACCGAGTTGGCGAGGTGGCGTCCGGGCGACGCGGTGCTCTCGGAGGAGGATGAGGGTTCCCGGCTGGCGTGGGCGGCCGAGGTGAGCAGCACGACGGTTTCCCGGTTGACCGCCGACCGGGTGTGGATCATCGATCCGTTGGACGGCACCCGGGAGTTCGGCGAGGAGGGGCGTGCGGACTGGGCGGTGCACGTCGCGCTCTGGGCGCGTAACGCGCCGACGTCGCACGGTCTGGTCGCGGGCGCGGTCGGGTTGCCGGTGCGGCACCGGGTGCTGGCCACGGACCAGCCGCCGGCGTACCCGCCGATGCGGTCGGCGGCGGAGCCTGTCGACGGTGCCCAGCGGCTCCGGTTGGCGGCCAGCCGGAGTCGGCCGCCGGTGTTCCTCACCGATCTCGCCGAGGATGTCGGTGCGCAGTTGGTGCCGATGGGCTCGGCCGGGGCGAAGATCGCCGCGGTGATCACCGGCGAGGTGGACGCCTACATCCACGCGGGTGGCCAGTACGAGTGGGACTCGGCTGCGCCGGTGGCTGTGGCGACGGCCACCGGTTTGCATGCTTCCCGAATTGACGGTTCTGCGCTGGAATACAACCAGGCGGACCCGCGCCTGCCTGACCTGCTGGTGTGCCGCAAGGATCTCGCTAGCCGGTTACTTGCAGCGCTGCACCGGCATTGCGGGTAG
- the pth gene encoding aminoacyl-tRNA hydrolase gives MTDETGPWLVVGLGNPGREYAGNRHNVGFMVADLLADRLGAKFGRFKRAMADVAEGRLGFGGPKLVLLKPLTYMNLSGGPVASLAQFFQVPPAQVIAVHDELDIAYGQVRVKCGGGEGGHNGLRSMSKSLGTKDYVRVRFGIGRPPGRQDPADYVLSDFGAVERKELDFLVDRAADVVESVVTRGVEPTQNLYHGG, from the coding sequence GTGACGGACGAGACCGGGCCGTGGTTGGTGGTCGGCCTGGGTAATCCGGGTCGGGAGTACGCCGGCAACCGGCACAACGTCGGGTTCATGGTGGCCGACCTGCTGGCCGATCGGCTGGGCGCGAAGTTCGGCCGGTTCAAGCGGGCGATGGCGGATGTCGCCGAGGGGCGGCTCGGGTTCGGTGGCCCGAAGCTGGTGCTGCTCAAGCCGCTGACGTACATGAACCTTTCCGGCGGGCCGGTGGCGAGCCTGGCCCAGTTCTTCCAGGTGCCGCCGGCACAGGTGATCGCGGTGCACGACGAGCTGGACATCGCGTACGGCCAGGTGCGGGTGAAGTGCGGCGGGGGCGAGGGCGGGCACAACGGCCTGCGGTCGATGTCGAAGTCGCTGGGTACCAAGGACTACGTGCGGGTGCGGTTCGGGATCGGCCGGCCACCGGGGCGGCAGGATCCCGCCGACTATGTGCTGTCGGACTTCGGCGCGGTGGAGCGCAAGGAGTTGGATTTTCTGGTGGATCGGGCGGCGGACGTGGTGGAGTCCGTGGTCACCCGGGGTGTGGAGCCGACGCAGAACCTCTATCACGGCGGGTGA
- a CDS encoding 50S ribosomal protein L25/general stress protein Ctc, with amino-acid sequence MSEVKISAEPRTEFGKGGARRTRRAGKVPAVLYGHGEKPKHIALPAREFAAAIRKGGANQLFAIEVSDGTQALALPKAIQRDPIKDTFEHVDLLLVRRGEKVTVDVPVQLTGEAAKDTLIVHDHDTLSVTADATKVPDHLEASVEGAEAGVQVTAGDVTLPAGVELAADPELAVATVTAAPTAEQLEATLPEVETADEETEAGVGEGTAESAEGAEAGEPAAAGGEETAEARTES; translated from the coding sequence GTGTCCGAGGTAAAGATCAGCGCCGAGCCCCGCACTGAGTTCGGCAAGGGTGGTGCCCGTCGTACCCGCCGGGCCGGCAAGGTGCCCGCCGTGCTGTACGGCCATGGCGAGAAGCCCAAGCACATCGCCCTGCCGGCCCGCGAGTTCGCGGCGGCCATCCGCAAGGGCGGTGCCAACCAGCTCTTCGCGATCGAGGTGAGCGACGGCACTCAGGCGCTGGCGCTGCCGAAGGCGATTCAGCGTGACCCGATCAAGGACACCTTCGAGCACGTCGACCTGCTGCTGGTGCGTCGGGGCGAGAAGGTCACCGTCGACGTGCCGGTCCAGCTGACCGGCGAGGCGGCGAAGGACACGCTTATCGTGCACGACCACGACACCCTGTCGGTGACCGCCGACGCGACCAAGGTGCCGGACCACCTGGAGGCGTCGGTCGAGGGCGCCGAGGCGGGTGTTCAGGTGACCGCCGGTGACGTGACGCTGCCGGCCGGCGTCGAGCTGGCCGCCGACCCGGAGCTGGCGGTCGCCACGGTCACCGCCGCGCCGACCGCCGAGCAGCTTGAGGCGACGCTGCCCGAGGTCGAGACGGCCGACGAGGAGACCGAGGCCGGCGTCGGCGAGGGAACCGCGGAGTCCGCCGAGGGTGCCGAGGCCGGTGAGCCGGCCGCCGCGGGTGGCGAGGAGACCGCCGAGGCGCGGACCGAGTCCTGA